Proteins encoded together in one Telopea speciosissima isolate NSW1024214 ecotype Mountain lineage chromosome 6, Tspe_v1, whole genome shotgun sequence window:
- the LOC122665386 gene encoding protein REVEILLE 6-like: MVSVNPNPTAPEGFYLDPMGIALPGLGSLTATTTGPSATIASCDDLTKKIRKPYTITKSRESWTEQEHDKFLEALQLFDRDWKKIEAFVGSKTVIQIRSHAQKYFLKVQKNGTSEHVPPPRPKRKAAHPYPQKATKNAPVLSQVTGAFQSPAALLEPGYVLRPDSSSMLGNPITSADVSSWAHSSAPPVSMSHVAKDDMGFAGPTVVNHCCSSSESTPRTWPTCETADQGNQGPPVRVMPDFAQVYSFIGSVFDPNTSGHLLKLKEMDPIDVETVLLLMRNLSINLSSPDFEDHRKLFSSYDVDTEKKKLGGGTNSTFNADESKSALSFGKKKLNNVDPFRAMYYNLQLLSISISFSFLHKLFLTELAKYQEKEGTLTELILQLTVDKINKQCLYVSRQSVRASKSFAEENNDALETRLNPS, from the exons ATGGTTTCCGTAAATCCAAACCCAACTGCACCAGAAGGTTTCTATTTGGATCCCATGGGAATAGCTCTTCCTGGACTTGGCTCTTTAACAGCAACTACAACAGGTCCTTCTGCTACCATAGCTTCATGCGATGATCTCACCAAGAAGATTAGGAAGCCCTATACCATCACCAAATCCAGAGAGAGTTGGACTGAGCAAGAGCACGACAAGTTCCTTGAAGCTCTTCAACT CTTTGATCGTGACTGGAAGAAGATAGAGGCATTTGTTGGGTCAAAGACTGTTATCCAG ATACGGAGTCATGCACAAAAGTACTTTTTGAAGGTTCAGAAGAATGGGACAAGTGAACATGTACCTCCCCCTCGGCCAAAGCGAAAAGCAGCCCATCCATACCCACAGAAAGCGACTAAGAATG CTCCAGTGCTCTCACAAGTGACAGGAGCATTTCAATCTCCAGCTGCTCTGCTTGAACCGGGATATGTTCTCAGGCCAGATTCGTCCTCAATGCTTGGAAATCCTATTACGAGTGCAGATGTGTCTTCATGGGCTCATAGTTCTGCACCTCCAGTCAGTATGTCCCATGTGGCAAAAG ATGATATGGGATTTGCAGGGCCTACAGTGGTAAACCATTGTTGCAGTAGCAGTGAAAGTACTCCAAGGACATGGCCAACTTGTGAAACAGCTGATCAAGGGAATCAAGGGCCACCAGTAAGAG TTATGCCAGACTTTGCTCAAGTATATAGCTTCATTGGAAGTGTCTTTGATCCGAACACTAGTGGCCACTTGCTGAAACTAAAGGAGATGGATCCAATTGATGTTGAAACT GTGTTGCTATTGATGAGAAACCTCTCCATCAATCTGTCAAGCCCGGATTTTGAAGATCAT AGAAAGTTGTTCTCATCATATGACGTCGACactgagaagaagaaattgggtggtGGTACAAACAGCACTTTCAATGCGGATGAGTCAAAGAGTGCTCTTTCATTTGGTAAGAAAAAATTGAATAATGTTGACCCTTTTAGAGCAATGTATTACAATTTACAATTACTGTCCATCTCCATCTCATTTTCATTTCTGCACAAGCTTTTTCTGACTGAGTTGGCAAAATATCAGGAGAAAGAGGGAACACTCACTGAGCTCATCTTGCAGTTGACTGTTGATAAAATCAATAAGCAATGCTTGTATGTAAGtaggcagagtgttcgggcatCCAAG AGTTTTGCAGAAGAGAATAATGATGCTTTAGAGACCCGACTGAATCCCTCTTAA